From a region of the Drosophila virilis strain 15010-1051.87 chromosome 3, Dvir_AGI_RSII-ME, whole genome shotgun sequence genome:
- the LOC116650712 gene encoding uncharacterized protein: MNTRRSTGSIKSSKRSISRLYVAALTTKTITPELHAINAKICRLVEQHPCMYDRSHPAYMRKSHVEQAWVDISKEMNDSVDNCKERFRNIRTSFARSINVQRGSNRVKPYYLSEELEFLKKHITPGVPVPVKGRRSRDSNNRRCDDNDEYDDNEHDDEEHVGALVHIKHSLSSDEHENENSTDSSEWVAEEHAQSVASQTQDKPESELHPLSDEDDQKPKDLVQPNAVPQTCPFPTKKRRRTVTEAPKPSEPAEVGADTEDTPADVKPPVMDFDDAFLQGLRPEMKHMNFHQKLFFKRRVYELLSDIFEGGENASSQPRTNGQAGATNSPLPLQHLGLLGCSGTLQLPKLAPKPSKDL, encoded by the exons atgaacacACGACGCAGCACCGGCAGCATCAAGTCCAGCAAAAGAAGTATAAGCCGCTTGTATGTGGCGGCACTGACCACAAAGACGATAACACCGGAGCTGCACGCAATAAACGCGAAGATCTGCCGTTTGGTGGAGCAGCATCCCTGCATGTACGATCGCTCGCATCCGGCGTACATGCGCAAATCTCATGTGGAGCAGGCCTGGGTGGACATATCGAAGGAGATGAATGATAGCG TTGATAATTGCAAGGAACGCTTTAGGAATATCCGCACCAGCTTTGCGCGATCCATCAACGTGCAACGCGGCTCGAATCGCGTCAAGCCCTACTATCTCAGCGAGGAACTTGAGTTTCTCAAAAAGCACATCACGCCCGGCGTGCCTGTGCCAGTGAAGGGCAGACGGTCACGTGACAGCAACAATCGCAGGTGCGATGATAACGACGAGTATGATGACAACGAGCACGATGATGAGGAGCATGTGGGCGCGCTGGTCCATATAAAACACTCGCTGAGCAGCGATGAGCACGAAAATGAGAACAGCACCGATAGCTCTGAGTGGGTGGCTGAGGAGCATGCGCAGAGTGTCGCCAGCCAAACGCAGGATAAACCCGAGTCTGAGTTGCACCCGCTGAGCGATGAGGACGACCAGAAGCCGAAGGATTTGGTGCAGCCGAATGCCGTGCCCCAAACCTGCCCCTTTCCGACCAAAAAACGGCGACGCACGGTCACCGAGGCACCCAAACCGAGCGAA CCAGCCGAAGTCGGCGCTGACACTGAAGACACGCCCGCCGATGTAAAGCCACCCGTCATGGACTTTGATGATGCCTTTCTGCAGGGCCTGCGTCCCGAAATGAAGCACATGAACTTCCATCAGAAACTGTTCTTTAAGCGACGCGTTTACGAGCTGCTCAGCGATATATTTGAGGGCGGCGAGAATGCCAGTAGTCAACCACGTACCAATGGACAGGCTGGAGCTACCAACTCGCCGTTACCTCTGCAGCATTTGGGCCTTTTGGGCTGCTCGGGAACGCTGCAGCTGCCCAAGCTAGCGCCGAAACCCTCCAAAGATCTCTAA
- the LOC116650713 gene encoding uncharacterized protein, with protein sequence MKYLAILALLLPLVYGAAVPHLQLPDADLVPDMSTAEDGMMLAPVPDMSLASDAVDTPSKRQVPPFRFMSAQLANADIDQVPDMSVAADAEDNETVKVEPFQADADLVPDMSVAADALDQVADNADLVPDMSVASDAE encoded by the exons ATGAAATACCTGGCGATActtgctctgctgctgcccctCGTCTATGGCGCTGCGGTGCCCCATTTACAGCTGCCCGATGCCGATCTGGTGCCGGACATGTCCACGGCCGAGGATGGCATGATGCTGGCCCCTGTGCCGGACATGTCGTTGGCCAGCGATGCCGTTGACACGCCCAGCAAGCGTCAGGTGCCGCCCTTCCGCTTCATGAGCGCCCAGCTGGCCAACGCCGACATTGACCAGGTGCCCGACATGTCTGTGGCCGCCGATGCCGAGGATAACGAGA CCGTCAAGGTGGAGCCATTCCAGGCTGATGCTGATCTTGTGCCCGACATGTCCGTTGCCGCCGATGCGCTGGATCAGG TCGCCGACAATGCCGATCTGGTGCCCGACATGTCCGTGGCCAGCGATGCCGAGTAG
- the LOC116650711 gene encoding streptococcal hemagglutinin yields MSAFKSNAKLCRAIENQPILYDQSHEHYRKRLPSENCWDLVASEVGESVEKCKRRWRQIRNDYVRWTTSDEHRHRNGLKRPAFYLAEELKFLKPHLSLSDAGEQERESPEPKRERDSKSKSKEPTLDEYKGKKKDITEAVEEQPLAKLKQAAAGNMTPEPDTNKPDKDKSKIKEENKQQQQQEKEKEEQTEKQDKDKSNAAETDEVASEEENSSHPDDKELSEGTATPTTSSLGSVASFAGTSNSAVAKQPEFFIKQSNTNSSSNCLIIGKKPPVSPATDPLYEQMAEDSPDETASVGGGRRLRRAANRIKQLPIQKAAAEQRLTRLQRRKSMTIAAANSLRSSTSPVKMTPVPRASLPANATQAKTHAKAVKPSPKPALPSTRDDIFPRPRSTAPTAQQLVLARRPGPVPGQQQQQQQQQQHPHSQAGQTTQTVQPRHHFGVGRPPGPARLAAMAAINKRPLATPPGLRGNFAGQRAPAPVNIMENFKQPPTATSNSQPQQQQQQQQQRLVSSSNTLVISTTNCAASSNSIMSSTSSSTPGSSFSTQTASITASPIVSTTPPVLTLIKRCERGNQTECQDIFSDEHFLDMVRPQMKEMNPRQKMHFKQKIFQALMETFDDATDFPNSGEVQHFNINTPSGFDHVSDGELRLIRELVSMVSAAKHTSDRAASSCPPAANTPNQRMAAGKPPSVVQRIFRPAHVQGATAIGDDKKLYRILQMNNHTKIVAGVNASAALTGAAGRKDSIDSNSSSNTIPLTSGPSRVGTFIVPGSSPKTPRGIVDPLEELFSHSPGAFSKMTPTAATSGISSKPVLVRQMGRRYSVCGAGGPSTALASASTSPAAAANAAQLEAALLKRRMAPASQTMVPPPQRPRYSQSPVGSNHIAAIAPGNSLLMRSVSSGGQKQPSPTGGGAVPQKTPQIASIQGSAFNEFATPTSVRSGNSSGSVGSSGSTSISPLKRSMIVANVKGNAGGQQQKPSVSTVRSPLSAAPVPIKQSTSPSANVANLLADSRAQSHSQSQSQSQSQPLPRPAARQQAGREDSEMAGIIAADDFDMGRLKREPQDIMDDQDADILGM; encoded by the exons ATgtctgcatttaaatcaaatgcaaaactGTGCCGCGCAATAGAGAATCAACCGATTCTATATGATCAAAGTCATGAACATTATAGAAAAAGACTACCATCAGAGAACTGCTGGGATTTGGTTGCCTCAGAGGTGGGAGAGTCGG TGGAAAAGTGCAAGCGCCGCTGGCGTCAGATTCGCAACGATTATGTCCGCTGGACGACATCGGACGAGCATCGTCACCGCAACGGGCTGAAGCGACCGGCTTTCTACTTGGCCGAGGAGCTTAAGTTCTTGAAGCCGCATCTGTCTCTGTCCGACGCAGGTGAGCAGGAGAGGGAATCGCCCGAGCCGAAGCGAGAGCGGGatagcaagagcaagagcaaagAGCCGACGCTCGATGAATATAAAGGCAAGAAAAAGGATATTACCGAAGCAGTGGAGGAGCAGCCGCTGGCTAAACTGAAACAGGCAGCTGCTGGCAATATGACCCCGGAGCCCGACACGAATAAACCAGATAAAGATAAATCAAAGATTAAGGAAgaaaacaagcagcagcagcagcaggagaaggAGAAGGAAGAGCAAACGGAGAAGCAGGACAAAGACAAGTCGAACGCCGCAGAAACGGACGAAGTTGCCAGCGAGGAGGAAAACAGCTCCCATCCCGACGACAAGGAGTTGTCAGAGggcactgccacgcccacaacatCATCACTAGGCTCGGTGGCCAGCTTCGCCGGGACCAGCAACAGCGCCGTTGCCAAACAGCCGGAGTTCTTCATCAAGCAAAGCAACACAAACTCCTCATCCAATTGCCTGATCATTGGCAAGAAGCCACCAGTCTCGCCGGCCACGGATCCGCTTTACGAGCAAATGGCCGAGGACAGTCCCGATGAGACCGCCAGCGTGGGCGGTGGCCGGCGCCTGCGTCGTGCGGCCAATCGCATCAAGCAGCTGCCCATCCAAAAGGCAGCCGCCGAGCAGCGTCTGACACGGCTGCAGCGCCGCAAATCCATGACCATTGCTGCGGCCAACAGCTTGCGCAGCTCCACCTCGCCCGTCAAGATGACCCCGGTGCCCCGGGCCAGTTTGCCGGCGAATGCGACCCAAGCGAAGACGCATGCGAAGGCCGTCAAGCCGTCACCGAAGCCAGCTCTGCCTAGCACACGGGATGACATATTTCCGCGTCCTCGTTCCACGGCACCGACGGCACAGCAGCTGGTGCTGGCCCGTCGACCAGGCCCTGTGCctggccagcagcaacaacagcagcagcagcagcagcatccacaTTCTCAAGCCGGACAAACAACTCAAACTGTGCAGCCGCGTCATCATTTCGGTGTAGGTCGTCCGCCGGGTCCTGCCCGTCTCGCTGCAATGGCTGCTATAAACAAACGTCCACTGGCTACGCCGCCAGGACTGAGAGGCAACTTTGCCGGGCAGCGCGCCCCAGCGCCAGTCAACATCATGGAGAACTTCAAGCAGCCACCGACAGCCACGTCGAATTCGCagcctcagcagcagcaacagcagcagcagcaacgtctTGTGTCCAGCAGCAACACGTTGGTCATCAGCACCACGAACTGCGCCgcgagcagcaacagcataaTGAGCAGCACTTCCAGTTCCACGCCCGGCTCGAGCTTTTCAACGCAAACGGCCTCGATCACGGCATCGCCCATTGTGAGCACAACTCCGCCGGTGCTGACCCTGATCAAGCGCTGCGAGCGCGGCAATCAGACGGAGTGCCAGGATATATTCTCGGACGAGCACTTTCTGGATATGGTGCGGCCGCAGATGAAGGAAATGAATCCGCGCCAGAAGATGCACTTCAAGCAGAAGATCTTTCAGGCCCTAATGGAGACCTTCGACGATGCCACCGACTTTCCCAACAGCGGCGAGGTCCAGCACTTCAATATTAATACGCCATCGGGCTTCGATCATGTCAGCGATGGCGAGTTGCGTCTCATCCGGGAGCTGGTCAGCATGGTGAGCGCGGCCAAGCATACCAGCGATCGAGCTGCCAGCAGCTGCCCCCCAGCTGCGAACACGCCCAATCAGCGCATGGCGGCCGGCAAGCCTCCAAGTGTTGTGCAGCGCATCTTTAGGCCAGCCCACGTGCAAGGAGCAACTGCCATTGGCGACGACAAGAAACTCTATCGCATACTCCAGATGAACAACCACACCAAGATCGTGGCCGGAGTCAATGCATCGGCTGCTCTGACGGGCGCTGCCGGGCGCAAGGACAGCATTGACAGCAATTCCAGTTCGAACACAATTCCGCTGACCAGCGGGCCCAGCCGTGTGGGCACCTTCATTGTGCCCGGCAGCAGTCCGAAGACACCGCGCGGCATCGTGGATCCCTTGGAGGAGCTTTTCAGCCATTCACCAGGCGCCTTTAGCAAAATGACGCCCACGGCTGCCACGTCCGGAATCTCCTCCAAGCCCGTTCTTGTGCGTCAAATGGGCAGGCGCTATTCGGTCTGCGGCGCCGGTGGTCCCAGCACAGCTCTCGCCTCCGCCTCCACCTCCCCCGCCGCGGCTGCCAATGCCGCCCAGCTGGAAGCTGCGCTGCTCAAGCGACGCATGGCGCCCGCCTCGCAGACCATGGTGCCGCCGCCGCAACGTCCACGCTACTCCCAGAGTCCCGTGGGCAGCAACCATATTGCCGCCATTGCTCCGGGGAATAGCTTGTTGATGCGCAGCGTCTCGTCCGGCGGCCAGAAGCAGCCATCGCCCACTGGGGGCGGTGCGGTGCCACAGAAAACGCCGCAGATTGCCAGTATTCAGGGCAGCGCCTTCAATGAGTTCGCCACGCCCACCTCGGTGCGCAGCGGCAACTCGTCTGGATCTGTCGGCAGCTCCGGCTCCACATCCATATCGCCGCTGAAGCGCAGCATGATCGTGGCCAATGTGAAGGGCAATGCGGGaggccagcagcagaagccATCGGTGTCCACGGTGCGTTCACCATTGAGCGCCGCGCCCGTGCCGATCAAACAGTCGACGTCTCCGAGTGCAAATGTGGCCAATCTATTGGCCGATTCTCGTGCCCAATCCCACTCCCAATCCCAATCTCAATCCCAATCCCAgccgctgccacgccccgcgGCCAGGCAGCAGGCCGGGCGCGAGGACTCCGAAATGGCGGGCATCATTGCGGCCGACGACTTCGACATGGGTCGCCTGAAGCGCGAGCCGCAGGACATTATGGATGACCAGGACGCCGATATACTGGGCATGTAG